The genomic stretch TGAGATCGGATATATCGGACTCTCTGGTAAAGAACTCAAAGTGTTCGAACTAAATATCTAAAATTCTGGTGAACCTGTACAAATTTTCCTCGATTCTAAAAAAATAGCCGCTTTCCAGAATATAATTGATTATGTAAACCAGGGCGGAAGAACCTTCTACCTTGCTGCAAAAGTAAAAAATCTAGGCAATTTGATCCAGGAAATAAGCATGAAACTTAATGGTGGAATGTGGCATTTGATTTTTTATCTCTATATCTTGTTTTTCAAGCATTTTATCAGGTCTCTAATATTGGAACATGATTTACAAAGTGAAACGTCGAAATACGTACACCCAGCCTACGGCAGCCCTCTCAAAGAGGGCATTAGAACTAAAGCTTTGAAAAACACCACAATGCACAACCTACTAACGTACCACGTATTTTTTTAATTCTATGGACGAAGTGAGTAGCAAGACGAGCGTTGGAAGAAACGTCAGTGATGGACGATGGACATTGTCTTTGCATCAAACGGTTCACGTATTTTACAATGGTGTTTTGCACCTGTCGATGGACGAAGCGCGCCGTCAGGCAAGCGTTGGACGATGGACCAAGCGGAGCGATGAACGTTATTTAAGTCTCGGCTTCTCATGTTTTGAACTTTGCGTACAACCGACAACGTTATTTTGTTTTGTTAAAGAATGGAGTTCGTCGTTATTATCCTGCTATATTGTGAATTTTGCAATAACCTTCAGATAAACTTTTTCTTCAACAATTGTGAATTAATAGCTACAATGATTGTACTTAAGCTCATGAATATAGCTCCCATGGCAGGACTGATAATGATTCCCAGGTTATACAATACACCTGCTGCCAGAGGTATAGCTATGATATTATATGCTGTCGCCCAGATCAGGTTCTGAACAATTTTTTTGTATGTTTCCTTCCCAAGAACGATTAGATGAGCAATGTCAATAGGGTTACTGTTCAGCAGTATAATATCCGCAGTTTCTGCTGCTACATCAGTACCAGAGCCCACTGCAATACCAACATCCGCTTTTGCAAGGGCAGGTGCATCATTAATTCCATCACCAGTCATGGCCACGAATTCTCCTTTATCCTGAAAATCTTTGATTTTTTCCAGTTTCTGGTCTGGTAGCATCTCAGCACTATAACCATCCAAATCCAGTTCGTCACTTACACTTCTGGCAACTTTTTCATTATCCCCGGTCATCATATAAATTTTGAGATTGTTCTCTTTCAATATTTTAACCGCCTCATAGGATTCATTCCTTATCTCATCCCCCATAGCTATAAACCCAGCTAATTCTTCTTCCACCAATACAAACACGATCGTTTCCTGGTCATTTTTATAGACACTATCCGGTATCGTTATCCCCTTTTCTTTTACAAAACCAGGGCTAACTACCTTTACTTTTTTATTTTCCACCTCGCCTTCTACCCCTTTCCCGGTAATAGCCTTAAAATTCTTTACCTCTGGTAGTTTGATTCCTTCATTTTTTATTTTTTGCATAATACTTGTTGCCAGAGGATGCTCTGATTTTGACTCAAGAGAACCGGCTAAGCTTAATATCTGCTTATCTTTATAAGCGTTGTTCAAGCTTCCATATCTCAATACTTCAAATTTTCCCTGGGTCAAAGTGCCGGTTTTATCAAAAACGAGCAGGGATATTTTACGAGAATTTTCAAATGCCGTGCGGTTACGAATCAAAAGGCCTCTTTGTGCAGAAAGAGAAGTTGAAATTGCTACAACTAAAGGAATAGCCAAACCCAGTGCATGGGGACAGGTGATAACCATCACACTGGCCATACGTTCTAAGGCAAAAACAAAAGGTTGATCCAGGAAAAGCCATGTAACCAGAGTAATAAAACCTACTGAAAGGGAAGTAATAGTAAGCCAAAAAGCGACTTTGTCAGCAAGATGCTGGGTTTTAGACTTCTCGCTTTGAGCCTCTTTAACCATATTTATCACTTTGCTTAGATAAGCTTCCTCCCCTATCTGCTGAGCTTTAATTGTTAATGACCCGTTCCCATTGATTGTACCGCCGATCACCTGATTATCTTTCTTCTTTTTTACGGGCTTTGATTCACCGGTGACCATAGATTCATCAATATGGCTTTCCCCGTCAATAATAACTCCATCGACTGGAACCTTTTCTCCTGGTTTGACAAGTACCAGGTCTCCACTTTTCAACTGATCAATGGCTACATCTTTTGTCTGACCATCTTCAAGTAAATGGGCTTCTGAAGGCATCAGTTGCACAATCTTTTCCAGAGCATTGGAAGCATTCATTACAGATTTCATTTCAATCCAGTGACCTAAAAGCATAATATCGATTAAAGTAGCCAGTTCCCAGTAAAAGGTTTTCCCTTCTAACCCGAAAGTGATAGCAACACTGTAACCATAGGCAACTGTTATTGCCACCCCGATTAGGGTCATCATGCCAGGTTGTTTTTTCTTCAGTTCATCCATTAGCCCTGTCAGGAAAGGCCATCCACCATAGAAATATATCACTGAAGATAGAGCAAACAATACATAACTGTCAAAAGGAAAAGTAAATTCATAACCCAATATATTTTGAATAAGAGGCGATAA from Mesotoga sp. UBA6090 encodes the following:
- a CDS encoding copper-translocating P-type ATPase, yielding MKKQNHKDKDNLEGKQDHQDRKHSEQQHHEHMIEDFRRRFWVSLILTIPILVLSPLIQNILGYEFTFPFDSYVLFALSSVIYFYGGWPFLTGLMDELKKKQPGMMTLIGVAITVAYGYSVAITFGLEGKTFYWELATLIDIMLLGHWIEMKSVMNASNALEKIVQLMPSEAHLLEDGQTKDVAIDQLKSGDLVLVKPGEKVPVDGVIIDGESHIDESMVTGESKPVKKKKDNQVIGGTINGNGSLTIKAQQIGEEAYLSKVINMVKEAQSEKSKTQHLADKVAFWLTITSLSVGFITLVTWLFLDQPFVFALERMASVMVITCPHALGLAIPLVVAISTSLSAQRGLLIRNRTAFENSRKISLLVFDKTGTLTQGKFEVLRYGSLNNAYKDKQILSLAGSLESKSEHPLATSIMQKIKNEGIKLPEVKNFKAITGKGVEGEVENKKVKVVSPGFVKEKGITIPDSVYKNDQETIVFVLVEEELAGFIAMGDEIRNESYEAVKILKENNLKIYMMTGDNEKVARSVSDELDLDGYSAEMLPDQKLEKIKDFQDKGEFVAMTGDGINDAPALAKADVGIAVGSGTDVAAETADIILLNSNPIDIAHLIVLGKETYKKIVQNLIWATAYNIIAIPLAAGVLYNLGIIISPAMGAIFMSLSTIIVAINSQLLKKKFI